One part of the Bacillus sp. FJAT-45350 genome encodes these proteins:
- a CDS encoding SAV0927 family protein, with protein MFDVIYHLDENSNVKHVGFIADDVRYDFSIIYTNHFFGKTLISCIQSGKTALLDNSELEDLEFIQKSFKLKNSQEASGVSSFLQTQIPNLSSYEQY; from the coding sequence ATGTTTGACGTTATTTATCACTTGGATGAAAACTCTAATGTGAAGCACGTTGGTTTTATTGCAGATGATGTTCGTTATGACTTTTCAATTATTTACACAAATCACTTCTTTGGCAAAACATTGATATCCTGTATTCAGTCAGGAAAAACTGCTCTCCTTGACAACTCTGAACTAGAGGATTTGGAATTTATACAGAAATCCTTTAAACTGAAAAATTCGCAGGAGGCCTCTGGCGTATCCTCATTCCTACAAACTCAAATTCCTAACCTATCTTCATATGAACAATACTAA
- a CDS encoding EamA family transporter, translating into MKYGLLVFLGGCSFGILSTFVKLSYSQGFSLGEVTGSQFLFGFLMVWILALFSKKQRLSLKQILVLIVSGTTIGTTGLLYYQSLQYVEASFAIILLFQFIWIGLLFEFLFDKVKPTRRKLLAVLLLLGGSLIASGVIQSNSGSVVPIEGVIWGLLAAISFAAFIYLSGRVGRTVHPILKSAYMSTGGAIIVLFIFPPFFLFNGALQEGLLSYGILLAFFGVFLPPILFSIGMPKVGSGLGTILSASELPMAVFMSMLILNETVTFIQWSGVIVILIGIAIGNRVGRTRETVTRKEVSIN; encoded by the coding sequence GTGAAGTATGGATTACTCGTTTTTCTAGGTGGATGTAGTTTTGGGATTTTGTCTACATTCGTTAAGCTTTCATATAGTCAAGGCTTCTCGTTAGGGGAAGTAACAGGGAGTCAGTTCTTATTTGGTTTCCTCATGGTTTGGATTCTAGCTTTATTTAGTAAAAAGCAAAGGCTGTCATTGAAACAAATTCTTGTTCTTATAGTAAGTGGAACAACGATTGGAACAACAGGTTTGTTATATTATCAATCATTGCAGTATGTAGAGGCTTCATTTGCGATTATTCTATTGTTTCAATTTATCTGGATTGGATTACTATTTGAATTTTTGTTCGATAAAGTAAAGCCAACTAGACGAAAGCTCCTAGCTGTCTTACTGTTACTTGGTGGATCACTAATAGCATCAGGAGTCATTCAAAGCAATAGTGGTTCAGTAGTACCTATTGAGGGAGTAATCTGGGGCTTATTAGCTGCTATTTCATTTGCTGCATTTATTTATCTTAGTGGAAGAGTTGGAAGAACGGTACATCCTATTTTGAAAAGTGCCTACATGTCAACAGGTGGTGCAATTATTGTCCTATTTATTTTTCCTCCTTTCTTTTTATTTAATGGAGCCCTTCAAGAAGGATTGTTAAGCTATGGAATATTACTGGCGTTTTTTGGAGTATTTTTACCACCAATTTTATTTAGTATCGGCATGCCAAAAGTGGGAAGTGGGCTTGGTACGATCCTAAGTGCCTCAGAGCTACCCATGGCTGTATTTATGTCAATGCTTATATTAAATGAAACAGTGACTTTCATTCAGTGGAGTGGTGTCATTGTCATTCTAATTGGTATTGCAATCGGGAATAGAGTAGGTAGGACGAGAGAGACAGTAACTAGAAAAGAAGTTAGTATAAATTGA
- a CDS encoding universal stress protein translates to MFTNILVAADGSGHSIRAAEKALEIAKKTDDAKVTVVYVVDGKTSKSDVLRNWDALGIEGKRKEKLRKIEEIAIKESINYEIKILRGEPGPSIVKYANSNDFDLVVIGSRGLNTLQQMVLGSVSHKLAKRVQCPVLIIK, encoded by the coding sequence ATGTTTACGAATATATTAGTTGCAGCAGATGGTTCTGGACATTCAATACGAGCAGCAGAAAAGGCGTTAGAAATTGCAAAAAAGACAGATGATGCAAAGGTGACTGTTGTCTATGTTGTTGATGGTAAAACCTCAAAGTCAGACGTATTGCGGAACTGGGATGCACTTGGAATTGAAGGGAAACGTAAAGAAAAGTTAAGGAAAATAGAAGAAATAGCAATAAAAGAAAGTATAAATTATGAAATAAAAATCCTTCGAGGAGAGCCAGGTCCTTCTATTGTAAAATATGCAAACTCCAACGATTTTGACTTAGTTGTTATCGGTAGTCGTGGTCTTAATACACTCCAACAAATGGTACTTGGAAGTGTAAGTCATAAGCTTGCAAAAAGAGTGCAATGTCCTGTCTTGATAATTAAATAA
- a CDS encoding potassium channel family protein, producing the protein MLFIFDLMKIVVKVKNITLFLGTSVLIIGSAYLIHFLEPEEFETPFIGFWWVMTTVTTTGFGDFVPGTTAGRILALFLYIAGISLIGVIIGKMVQSISLYQRMKEEGRLKFKGRQHFIVIGWSQKASKTINEILLAKPDSKIVIIDLLPKAPLIREEVHYIQGDATERDILLKANICESDSVLIFAPDSIHDPMSIDGRSLLIASTIESLAAELNDDIYTIVEIIREKHIPNFKHAMVDEFVLSNEAFSDLMAKSALHKGSTKLFMQLLSREHGDNVWEVNRKPEWSTYNDAYEGFKELGANLISDRKDFGIVRKLDETIPEEARLYVICDEDTYRKIKMNM; encoded by the coding sequence ATGCTATTTATTTTTGACTTAATGAAAATAGTGGTGAAAGTCAAAAATATTACGTTGTTTCTAGGAACGTCGGTTTTAATTATTGGTAGCGCTTATTTGATTCATTTTTTAGAACCGGAAGAATTTGAAACACCGTTTATTGGTTTCTGGTGGGTAATGACGACGGTAACGACGACAGGTTTTGGTGATTTTGTTCCTGGAACAACTGCTGGTAGAATACTTGCATTATTTTTATACATAGCTGGTATTAGCTTGATAGGGGTTATTATCGGTAAGATGGTTCAATCAATTAGCTTGTATCAACGTATGAAGGAGGAGGGAAGGTTGAAGTTTAAAGGAAGACAACACTTTATTGTCATTGGTTGGTCACAAAAAGCGAGTAAAACAATAAATGAAATACTATTAGCAAAACCAGATTCAAAAATAGTTATTATTGATTTACTTCCGAAAGCTCCTCTCATTAGGGAAGAGGTACATTATATACAAGGTGATGCGACCGAGAGAGACATCTTATTAAAGGCGAATATTTGCGAGAGTGATTCAGTTCTTATTTTTGCTCCCGATTCCATTCACGATCCAATGAGCATTGATGGAAGATCATTACTAATTGCATCTACTATCGAGAGCTTGGCAGCAGAATTAAACGATGATATTTATACAATTGTTGAAATTATAAGAGAGAAGCATATTCCTAACTTTAAGCATGCAATGGTCGATGAATTTGTATTATCAAATGAAGCATTTTCTGATTTGATGGCGAAATCAGCCTTACATAAAGGCTCTACGAAATTGTTTATGCAGTTATTAAGCAGAGAGCATGGAGACAATGTGTGGGAAGTGAATCGTAAGCCTGAATGGAGCACATACAATGATGCGTATGAAGGTTTTAAAGAATTAGGGGCTAATCTTATTTCAGATAGGAAGGATTTCGGTATCGTCCGTAAGCTTGATGAAACAATACCTGAAGAAGCACGTCTATATGTCATTTGCGATGAAGACACTTATAGGAAAATAAAAATGAATATGTAA
- a CDS encoding DedA family protein, translating into MEYLEYLITTYGYIGIVFMMMGGIIGFPIPDEVLLTLIGYYLYKGKLTYFLSFSSAYAGAILGISLSYFLGSKLGLPFLEKYGPKINISHKRIWNSQALFHTYGPFLLFIGFFIPGLRHITGYLSGIAKYPLWKFALFSYTGALVWVYLFIRIGQELGNHFIIEDYIQRYSYYLGGILLLIVFGLIIRYLLSSKKKRH; encoded by the coding sequence ATGGAGTATTTAGAGTACCTAATTACAACATACGGTTATATAGGCATTGTATTTATGATGATGGGTGGAATTATTGGATTCCCTATTCCCGATGAAGTGTTACTTACATTAATCGGTTATTACTTATATAAAGGTAAACTTACATACTTTCTATCGTTCTCATCTGCATATGCCGGAGCAATACTTGGAATCTCGTTATCTTATTTTCTTGGTTCAAAACTAGGACTTCCATTCTTAGAAAAGTATGGTCCAAAGATTAATATCTCGCATAAACGGATATGGAACTCACAAGCCCTATTTCATACATACGGACCTTTTCTACTTTTTATTGGATTCTTTATTCCAGGGCTTCGTCATATTACTGGATACCTTTCAGGGATTGCTAAATATCCACTATGGAAATTTGCTTTATTTTCCTATACAGGTGCTCTTGTTTGGGTCTATTTATTTATTAGAATTGGACAGGAATTAGGGAACCACTTTATCATCGAAGATTATATTCAAAGATATAGTTATTATCTAGGAGGTATTCTTCTCCTTATTGTATTTGGCCTCATAATCCGCTACCTACTCTCGAGTAAGAAAAAAAGGCACTAA
- a CDS encoding BH0509 family protein produces the protein MSRQERENMIDFIAKVKGFGERKLMLMTDADIEYIYTRVYDQHETVE, from the coding sequence ATGAGCAGACAAGAACGAGAAAACATGATTGATTTTATTGCAAAGGTAAAAGGTTTTGGGGAAAGAAAATTGATGCTTATGACGGATGCAGATATTGAGTATATCTATACAAGAGTGTACGACCAACACGAAACAGTAGAATAG
- a CDS encoding M14 family zinc carboxypeptidase, with amino-acid sequence MKKTFISFLIICMAITTVSSAVFAKQQHPSTEGNTNLSSILTYDDMIRDLTSLERRSNGALEVFTLSDLDYEYSKSEQGRELYVAKIGEGPKKVWVQSRIHGDEPYGTEASLQLLQMLISNQSSDYKTMLEELTMYIIPMYNPDGSEMNTRTTMLIDQETGEPRRNNNGNPITIDLNRDWAMDQFNAVESKAWYSYWSDVQPDYALDIHHQGLKTSYDTGEAITMSLGISLAPGGPTLPSIKDGLYEDVTRQMNVYVYDALNKYGHTTIDRYTTGNDRVGYREIDIKGGVVSAMMLGLNYENLNSDEHSHPAIFFETSGNTRDGNLGQRARGHNIRQNTLGIKELLYGLASNEVYDVDPNRWNEIPSPPISAYQTDYAGIVPVGY; translated from the coding sequence ATGAAAAAGACATTTATATCATTTTTGATTATCTGTATGGCAATTACGACGGTTTCATCTGCAGTATTTGCAAAACAACAACACCCATCAACAGAAGGAAACACAAATCTTTCAAGTATTTTAACGTATGATGATATGATACGAGATCTAACGAGCCTAGAAAGAAGAAGTAACGGGGCACTAGAGGTCTTTACTTTATCGGATTTAGATTATGAATATAGTAAAAGTGAACAAGGAAGAGAACTTTATGTTGCCAAAATTGGAGAAGGCCCTAAAAAAGTTTGGGTTCAAAGTCGAATTCATGGTGATGAGCCCTATGGTACAGAAGCATCCCTTCAGTTACTACAAATGTTAATTAGCAATCAATCATCTGATTATAAAACAATGTTAGAGGAGTTAACGATGTATATCATTCCTATGTATAATCCAGATGGGAGTGAAATGAATACAAGAACGACAATGCTAATCGATCAAGAAACTGGAGAGCCAAGAAGAAATAACAATGGAAATCCTATTACAATCGATTTAAACAGAGATTGGGCAATGGATCAATTTAATGCTGTAGAGTCAAAGGCTTGGTATAGCTACTGGTCAGATGTTCAACCAGATTATGCATTAGACATTCATCATCAAGGATTAAAAACTAGTTATGATACAGGCGAAGCAATTACAATGTCACTTGGTATTTCTTTAGCTCCAGGTGGTCCAACTCTTCCTTCTATTAAAGATGGATTATATGAAGATGTAACACGTCAAATGAATGTATATGTGTATGATGCATTGAATAAATATGGACATACCACAATTGACCGATACACAACAGGTAATGATAGAGTGGGTTATCGTGAAATTGATATTAAGGGTGGAGTTGTATCAGCGATGATGCTCGGACTTAATTATGAAAATTTAAATTCTGACGAGCATAGTCACCCAGCAATTTTCTTTGAAACGTCAGGTAATACAAGAGATGGAAACCTTGGGCAACGTGCACGTGGTCACAATATTCGTCAAAACACATTAGGAATTAAAGAACTTCTTTACGGATTGGCATCAAACGAAGTATATGATGTAGACCCAAATCGTTGGAATGAGATTCCTAGTCCGCCTATATCTGCATACCAAACTGATTATGCAGGTATCGTACCAGTAGGATATTAA
- a CDS encoding SulP family inorganic anion transporter: MDTIKAEWFGNIKGDVLAGIVVALALIPEAIAFSIIAGVDPMVGLYASFTIPVIIAFVGGRPGMISAATGAMALLMIDLVVQHGLEYLLAATILTGILQIIFGILKLARYMKFIPRSVMVGFVNALAILIFMAQIPHLFGQNVVVLAVAIVTLAIIYLFPYITKAIPSTLIAIVAVTAFTIYSGMNVFTVGDMGALAQTLPVFLLPQVPFSYETIAIIFPYALALTVVGILESLLTAAIVDDMTDTDSNKNRESRGQGIANIITGCFGGMAGCAMIGQSVINVKSGGRGRLSTFVAGGVLILLIILLGNIVVQIPMAALAGVMVMVSISTFDWNSLRTLFIVPATDAIVMVVTVVVVVVTHDLSKGVFAGILLSAIFFVSKISKVSIESKLDANKGKRTYFIKGQLFFASVTDSVAGFDFKEELNEVELNLTYAHIWDDSAVAAMEKIISKFEENETKVTITGLNEASTLLVEKLRHKLNSH; this comes from the coding sequence ATGGACACAATAAAAGCTGAATGGTTTGGAAACATAAAGGGGGATGTATTAGCTGGTATTGTTGTTGCTCTTGCACTAATCCCCGAAGCAATTGCTTTCTCAATAATTGCAGGGGTGGACCCAATGGTAGGGTTATATGCATCCTTTACTATTCCAGTAATCATTGCATTTGTCGGGGGTAGACCAGGGATGATTTCCGCTGCTACTGGTGCAATGGCATTACTCATGATTGACCTTGTTGTACAGCACGGACTTGAATACTTATTAGCAGCGACTATCCTAACTGGTATTTTACAAATTATTTTCGGTATTTTAAAATTAGCTCGTTATATGAAGTTTATCCCTCGTTCTGTAATGGTTGGCTTCGTAAACGCATTAGCTATTCTAATTTTCATGGCACAAATTCCCCATTTGTTCGGACAGAATGTAGTGGTATTGGCTGTAGCGATAGTAACTCTTGCAATCATTTATCTTTTTCCTTACATCACAAAGGCAATACCTTCAACACTCATAGCGATAGTAGCCGTTACAGCTTTTACAATATATTCAGGGATGAATGTCTTTACAGTTGGTGATATGGGTGCACTAGCACAAACGCTACCAGTTTTTCTATTACCACAAGTGCCATTTTCCTATGAGACAATTGCTATCATTTTTCCTTATGCACTTGCCTTAACTGTTGTTGGGATTCTAGAGTCACTATTAACAGCTGCGATTGTTGATGATATGACGGATACTGACAGTAACAAAAATAGAGAAAGTAGAGGGCAAGGTATCGCTAACATTATTACTGGTTGCTTTGGAGGAATGGCAGGCTGTGCGATGATTGGACAATCAGTAATTAATGTGAAGTCAGGTGGTAGAGGAAGATTATCAACTTTTGTTGCAGGGGGTGTCCTCATCCTCCTCATCATTTTATTAGGAAATATTGTAGTGCAAATCCCTATGGCTGCTTTAGCTGGTGTCATGGTAATGGTCTCAATCAGTACCTTTGATTGGAATTCCTTACGAACTCTTTTCATTGTTCCCGCAACAGACGCTATCGTTATGGTTGTCACTGTGGTTGTCGTCGTTGTTACTCATGACCTATCTAAAGGGGTGTTTGCAGGGATTCTTTTGAGTGCGATCTTCTTTGTTTCAAAAATCTCAAAGGTAAGTATAGAAAGCAAGCTCGATGCCAATAAAGGAAAGAGAACGTATTTTATTAAAGGACAGCTATTCTTTGCCTCTGTCACAGATTCTGTTGCTGGATTTGACTTTAAAGAGGAGTTAAATGAAGTTGAGCTTAACCTAACGTATGCACATATATGGGATGACTCAGCTGTAGCTGCAATGGAAAAAATCATTAGCAAATTTGAAGAAAATGAAACGAAGGTTACAATAACCGGGCTTAATGAAGCAAGTACTTTATTAGTTGAAAAGCTACGCCATAAGTTAAATAGTCACTAG
- a CDS encoding SulP family inorganic anion transporter gives MNLEKIKKEWFSNVKGDVLAGIVVALALIPEAIAFSIIAGVDPMVGLYASFCIAVVIAFVGGRPGMISAATGAMALLMITLVAEHGLQYLLAATILTGVLQILFGVFKLARYMKFVPRSVMVGFVNALAILIFTSQLQHFVGEAWIMYALVALTLAIIYILPRFTKAVPSALVAIIVVTAIAIFMNAGVRTVGDMGTLSQTLPMFMLPSIPLTFETLMIIFPYSFALALVGILESLLTASIVDDMTDTESDKNKESRGQGIANIVTGCFGGMAGCAMIGQSVINVKSGGRGRLSSLVAGVFLMFLIIALGNVVVMIPMAALAGVMIMVAIGTFDWGSLKTLHKMPKTDSIVMVVTVGTVVVTHDLAKGVFAGIILSAIFFAAKISKVHVKTTMENTNAKKTYHVQGQLFFASVTDFITEFDFKEEVKEVEIDLSRAHLWDDSAVGAIDKIQSKFEQNDIKVHVTGLDKESSQLMNQIGGLTKGH, from the coding sequence TTGAATTTAGAAAAAATTAAAAAAGAATGGTTCAGCAATGTTAAGGGAGATGTGCTAGCGGGTATCGTTGTTGCCCTAGCATTAATTCCAGAAGCCATTGCCTTTTCAATCATCGCTGGTGTAGACCCGATGGTTGGGCTATATGCTTCATTTTGTATTGCTGTTGTAATTGCCTTTGTCGGTGGTCGCCCTGGAATGATTTCTGCAGCGACAGGAGCGATGGCGCTCTTAATGATCACCCTCGTTGCTGAGCATGGATTACAGTATCTATTAGCAGCAACGATTTTAACGGGGGTACTTCAGATTTTATTTGGTGTGTTTAAATTGGCACGCTATATGAAGTTTGTCCCACGTTCTGTAATGGTAGGATTCGTTAATGCCCTAGCAATCCTTATCTTTACATCCCAACTTCAACACTTTGTTGGTGAAGCATGGATAATGTATGCATTAGTAGCATTAACATTAGCGATTATTTATATTCTTCCAAGATTTACAAAGGCTGTTCCGTCTGCATTAGTAGCGATTATTGTTGTAACGGCAATTGCTATCTTCATGAATGCAGGAGTTCGAACAGTAGGAGACATGGGTACACTTTCTCAAACGTTGCCAATGTTTATGTTACCTAGTATTCCACTTACGTTTGAAACACTAATGATCATTTTCCCATACTCGTTTGCATTAGCGCTTGTTGGTATTCTTGAGTCGTTGTTAACAGCATCGATTGTCGATGATATGACTGACACAGAGAGTGATAAAAACAAAGAAAGTCGTGGACAAGGAATTGCGAACATCGTAACAGGTTGCTTTGGTGGTATGGCAGGTTGTGCGATGATTGGTCAGTCTGTTATCAACGTGAAGTCTGGAGGACGGGGGCGTCTTTCTTCATTAGTTGCCGGTGTGTTTTTAATGTTCTTAATCATTGCGTTAGGAAATGTCGTTGTCATGATTCCAATGGCAGCATTGGCTGGGGTTATGATTATGGTAGCTATCGGTACGTTCGATTGGGGTTCTTTGAAGACACTTCATAAGATGCCTAAAACGGATTCAATTGTAATGGTTGTAACTGTAGGGACAGTAGTCGTTACTCATGACCTTGCAAAAGGTGTATTTGCAGGTATTATCTTAAGCGCAATCTTCTTTGCAGCAAAAATTTCAAAGGTTCATGTTAAAACAACTATGGAAAATACAAATGCGAAGAAAACATACCATGTACAGGGTCAATTATTCTTTGCATCTGTAACAGATTTTATAACAGAATTTGATTTTAAAGAAGAAGTAAAAGAAGTAGAAATTGATTTATCTAGAGCTCATCTTTGGGATGATTCTGCTGTAGGTGCTATTGATAAAATACAATCAAAGTTTGAACAAAATGATATAAAGGTACACGTTACAGGTCTTGATAAAGAAAGCTCTCAATTAATGAACCAAATTGGTGGATTAACAAAAGGCCATTAA
- a CDS encoding universal stress protein, with protein MFNKVVIAADGSKHSERAAEKAIFLVKGNDQAVIEVIYVVDGSTSKSDVLHNTDSYQIAEQRKEKIKGVLELLHDAQVEYKVTVLHGEPGPAIVEYANTNGVDCVVIGSRGLNKLQEMVLGSVSHKVAKRVQCPVMLVK; from the coding sequence ATGTTTAATAAAGTCGTTATTGCAGCTGATGGTTCAAAGCACTCAGAAAGAGCAGCAGAAAAAGCAATTTTTTTAGTGAAGGGAAATGACCAAGCAGTTATTGAAGTTATTTATGTTGTTGATGGCTCTACTTCAAAATCAGATGTATTACACAATACAGATTCATATCAAATTGCTGAACAACGGAAAGAGAAGATTAAAGGGGTCCTTGAATTACTTCATGATGCACAGGTAGAATATAAGGTTACCGTACTACATGGTGAACCAGGACCGGCTATCGTTGAGTATGCAAATACGAATGGTGTAGATTGTGTGGTAATTGGAAGTCGTGGCTTAAATAAACTTCAAGAAATGGTTCTTGGTAGTGTCAGTCATAAAGTAGCAAAACGCGTTCAATGTCCAGTAATGCTTGTTAAGTAA
- a CDS encoding hemolysin family protein, translating into MLDIPLNLLILLGVLLFLSAFFSSAETAYSSANKIRLKNYADEGRTGGKKAYYITDNFDYALSTILIGNNLVNIAAATISAQIATTLFGGNTGTGLLVSTVVMTVLILIFGEVLPKSFAKENAEPFALKIASILILLMKVLRPVTWLLVKLKQFMTNKISRKEFTPSITEQELKEMVSISQEEGVIDFHEKELLHNTLEFNDIKVVEILTPRTEVIAIDIDMPVDEITPILMKERYSRVPVYKGTVDNIIGVLSERDFLFHLIKHKDVDIAQLMRKPLYVIETLGIATLLPMLQKNRVHMAVVIDEFGGTSGIITLEDILEELVGEIWDEHDEKIKEMSELSPNVYEFNGDYPLDDFSAVIDMELPKSSSHTVGGWLVEEFQEVPSVNEVFEYEHLKITITGAEERRILKVKVEIL; encoded by the coding sequence TTGCTGGATATACCACTTAACTTACTAATATTATTAGGCGTATTACTATTTCTATCTGCTTTTTTTTCCTCAGCAGAAACGGCCTACTCTAGTGCAAATAAAATAAGGTTAAAAAACTATGCAGATGAGGGTCGTACAGGTGGAAAGAAGGCTTATTATATAACAGATAACTTTGATTATGCTCTTTCTACGATTTTAATTGGGAACAACCTTGTAAATATAGCAGCTGCAACGATATCTGCGCAAATTGCAACGACGTTATTTGGAGGGAATACTGGTACAGGCCTACTTGTAAGTACGGTTGTCATGACAGTACTTATCCTTATTTTTGGAGAAGTATTGCCAAAGTCATTTGCAAAGGAAAATGCTGAACCTTTTGCATTAAAAATAGCAAGTATTTTAATTTTATTAATGAAGGTACTGCGACCGGTTACTTGGCTACTTGTGAAGCTAAAGCAATTCATGACGAATAAAATATCGAGGAAGGAATTTACACCATCTATTACTGAGCAAGAATTAAAAGAGATGGTTAGTATTAGTCAAGAAGAAGGTGTTATTGACTTCCATGAAAAAGAGCTGTTGCATAACACACTTGAATTTAATGATATCAAAGTAGTTGAAATCCTAACACCGCGAACAGAAGTTATTGCGATCGATATCGATATGCCGGTCGATGAAATAACTCCGATCCTTATGAAAGAACGGTATTCCAGAGTTCCTGTCTATAAAGGAACCGTTGATAATATTATAGGTGTATTATCTGAACGAGATTTTCTTTTTCATTTGATAAAACATAAAGATGTAGATATAGCTCAGTTGATGAGAAAGCCATTGTATGTAATTGAAACGCTTGGAATTGCAACACTTTTACCAATGCTACAAAAGAATAGAGTACATATGGCAGTTGTCATTGATGAGTTTGGAGGAACATCAGGTATTATCACTCTTGAAGATATTCTAGAAGAGTTAGTAGGGGAAATATGGGATGAACATGATGAAAAGATAAAAGAAATGTCCGAGCTTTCTCCAAATGTTTATGAGTTTAACGGGGATTATCCATTAGATGATTTTTCAGCTGTGATTGACATGGAGTTACCTAAGAGCTCTAGTCACACAGTAGGTGGCTGGTTAGTAGAAGAATTTCAAGAGGTTCCTTCAGTCAATGAAGTTTTTGAATATGAACACTTGAAAATTACGATAACAGGAGCAGAGGAAAGGCGTATTCTAAAGGTGAAAGTAGAAATTTTGTAA
- a CDS encoding helix-turn-helix domain-containing protein: MRDERTKRSRYTRDFKVKIVKEAMESGNKSLIARRYVLSVGLVHRWVVEYQTGKLKGSTKRQVNNNLE, encoded by the coding sequence ATGAGGGATGAGCGAACAAAGAGATCAAGGTATACAAGGGATTTTAAAGTAAAGATTGTGAAAGAGGCAATGGAATCAGGAAATAAGTCTTTAATAGCTAGAAGGTATGTACTTAGTGTCGGTTTAGTTCATCGATGGGTTGTCGAGTATCAAACAGGTAAGTTGAAAGGAAGTACAAAAAGGCAAGTAAATAATAATTTAGAATGA
- a CDS encoding class I SAM-dependent methyltransferase, giving the protein MLKDTGERIIPKLMKPTNGMLLEHIARYYFSIPYAKGRVLDIACGTGYGSQMIAKARKKEISELIGVDICKETLNYAKGEYYHPLITFTYGDVLDENLPESLGTFDTVLSFETLEHISNDELFMRNMYNLLNPGGTLIISTPFGQGKGEPCGQPFHVHQFTEDEFKDLFDQFSNVEFYYQHGVIFEPQKRNIRYPFGIAVCQKLL; this is encoded by the coding sequence TTGTTAAAAGATACTGGTGAGCGAATAATTCCTAAGTTAATGAAGCCTACAAACGGAATGTTGTTAGAGCATATTGCTAGATACTATTTTTCTATTCCTTATGCAAAAGGACGTGTTCTCGATATTGCATGTGGGACCGGCTATGGTAGTCAAATGATAGCAAAGGCTAGAAAAAAAGAAATAAGTGAACTTATTGGAGTTGATATTTGCAAAGAAACACTTAATTATGCAAAAGGTGAATATTATCATCCCCTGATAACTTTTACCTATGGTGACGTTTTAGATGAAAACTTACCTGAATCATTAGGAACATTTGATACAGTATTAAGCTTTGAAACCCTTGAACATATTTCAAATGATGAGCTCTTTATGCGAAATATGTATAACCTTTTAAACCCTGGAGGGACTTTAATTATTTCAACTCCATTTGGCCAAGGAAAAGGGGAGCCTTGTGGGCAGCCTTTTCATGTACACCAATTTACAGAAGATGAGTTCAAAGATTTATTTGACCAATTTTCAAATGTAGAGTTTTATTACCAACATGGAGTGATTTTCGAACCACAAAAAAGGAACATCCGCTACCCTTTCGGAATAGCTGTTTGTCAAAAATTATTATAG
- a CDS encoding universal stress protein, translating into MFTKILLATDGSEYALRAANKAIEVAKCNPEATIHIALVVDSSKSDVLQTWNTIGAQDNRNEKVRPTVEKVKDAGVNYEVEFLRGDPGPSIVKHANENNFEIVVLGSRGRNRLQELVLGSVSHKVAKRANCAVLIIK; encoded by the coding sequence ATGTTTACGAAAATTCTCTTAGCAACAGACGGGTCTGAGTATGCATTACGAGCTGCAAATAAGGCAATTGAGGTAGCAAAGTGTAATCCAGAAGCTACTATACATATCGCGCTCGTTGTCGATAGTTCAAAATCCGATGTTTTGCAAACATGGAACACAATAGGTGCCCAAGACAATCGAAATGAGAAAGTACGGCCTACTGTAGAAAAAGTAAAAGATGCAGGTGTTAACTATGAAGTAGAATTCTTACGCGGAGACCCTGGACCATCGATTGTAAAACATGCGAATGAAAATAATTTTGAAATCGTTGTACTAGGTAGTCGTGGGCGTAACCGCCTTCAAGAACTTGTCCTAGGAAGTGTTAGTCACAAGGTGGCCAAAAGAGCAAATTGTGCGGTATTAATTATTAAATAA